A genomic window from Nocardioides jiangxiensis includes:
- the rpoZ gene encoding DNA-directed RNA polymerase subunit omega: MSAPTGEGVTHPSIDDLLSKTDSKYKLVLYSAKRARQINAYYSQLGEGLLEYVGPLVDTHVQEKPLSIALREINNDLLTCEDIDPAELAAEEAAKAAAASDAGSFTDAE; the protein is encoded by the coding sequence GTGTCTGCTCCCACCGGCGAGGGTGTGACCCACCCGTCGATCGACGACCTGCTGTCCAAGACGGACTCGAAGTACAAGCTGGTCCTCTACAGCGCGAAGCGTGCTCGGCAGATCAACGCCTACTACTCGCAGCTGGGCGAGGGCCTGCTCGAGTACGTCGGCCCCCTGGTCGACACGCACGTCCAGGAGAAGCCGCTGTCGATCGCGCTGCGCGAGATCAACAACGACCTCCTGACCTGCGAGGACATCGACCCGGCCGAGCTCGCTGCCGAGGAGGCCGCCAAGGCCGCCGCGGCCTCCGACGCCGGCTCGTTCACCGACGCCGAGTGA
- a CDS encoding quinone-dependent dihydroorotate dehydrogenase, with protein MRKPYDVLFDGVFSKIDPEKAHEQAFAAIRAGRFATAAWGRTLKPRPVSALGLEFPNVLGLAAGFDKNAVGIDALAGLGFGHIEIGTVTGEAQPGNPKPRLFRLLDDRAVVNRMGFNNDGAEVVGRRLAARAAARKGKSGPVVGVNIGKTKVVPDDDIAAVIKDHEKSVDHLAPYADYLVVNVSSPNTPGLRNLQAVEKLSPLLEAVRRRADEVVTDRRVPLVVKIAPDLADDDVLAVADMAKAIGLDGITATNTTISREGLRSPSARVAEIGAGGLSGRPLTERSLEVLRLLKGRVGDDLTLIGVGGITTVADAKARLDAGADLLQGYTAFIYEGPLWPRAIVRGVSRTR; from the coding sequence GTGAGGAAGCCGTACGACGTCCTCTTCGACGGCGTCTTCTCCAAGATCGACCCGGAGAAGGCGCACGAGCAGGCGTTCGCGGCGATCCGCGCGGGCCGGTTCGCCACGGCGGCGTGGGGGCGCACGCTGAAGCCGCGTCCGGTCTCGGCGCTGGGTCTGGAGTTCCCCAACGTCCTGGGCCTCGCGGCCGGCTTCGACAAGAACGCCGTCGGCATCGACGCGCTCGCAGGTCTCGGCTTCGGCCACATCGAGATCGGTACCGTCACCGGGGAGGCCCAGCCGGGCAACCCGAAGCCGCGCCTCTTCCGCCTGCTCGACGACCGCGCGGTGGTCAACCGGATGGGCTTCAACAACGACGGTGCCGAGGTCGTCGGCCGCCGGCTCGCCGCCCGGGCTGCGGCCCGGAAGGGCAAGTCGGGGCCGGTCGTCGGCGTCAACATCGGCAAGACCAAGGTCGTGCCGGACGACGACATCGCGGCCGTGATCAAGGACCACGAGAAGTCCGTCGACCACCTCGCGCCGTACGCCGACTACCTCGTGGTCAACGTGTCCTCGCCGAACACGCCGGGGCTGCGCAACCTCCAGGCCGTCGAGAAGCTCAGCCCGCTGCTCGAGGCCGTGCGCAGGCGTGCCGACGAGGTCGTCACCGACCGGCGTGTGCCGCTCGTGGTCAAGATCGCCCCCGACCTGGCCGACGACGACGTCCTCGCCGTCGCCGACATGGCGAAGGCGATCGGACTCGACGGCATCACGGCCACCAACACCACGATCAGCCGCGAGGGACTGCGGTCCCCGTCGGCGCGCGTCGCCGAGATCGGGGCCGGCGGCCTGTCGGGCCGACCGCTCACCGAGCGGTCCCTCGAGGTGCTGCGGCTGCTCAAGGGGAGGGTCGGCGACGACCTGACCCTCATCGGCGTCGGCGGCATCACGACGGTGGCCGACGCGAAGGCCCGCCTGGACGCGGGCGCCGACCTGCTGCAGGGCTACACCGCCTTCATCTACGAGGGTCCGCTGTGGCCACGCGCGATCGTGCGCGGGGTGTCCCGCACCCGATGA
- a CDS encoding primosomal protein N': protein MPDRPAADDQPELVPGLVRAQVKAAKTRAARAAAPVTPAAVDPVARVLVDTGLAHLDRAFDYLVPATLAADTVPGARVKVRFAGQDVDGYVIGRAAASEHDGRLQPIRRVVSPLPVLQPRIVELVTRLARRYAGSRGDLLRLAVPPRHATVEKEPPGAAAGPAPRVDLQGWVAPWDGVEGGRDHVLSLAEGASPHAVWCAPPGDLSGTPVWCAQVASAVLATRVGGRGALVVVPDARDASSMSAALARSDVAHRVLQADAGPAQRYRDFLAVLRGEVDVVIGTRSAAYAPVRDLGLVVLWDDGDDSHAEPRAPYPHVREVLRLRAEIEGCALLVGGASRTPDAQLLVRTGLAQTMVPLRDVVRRQVTTAVTGATDRELERDPFARSSRLPQQVHQLLREALDDGPVLVQTPRRGYAAALACERCRASARCATCAGPLALAAPTAPPTCAWCGRADEAWACCECGHRGLRAPVVGEVRTAEELGRAFPGARVVSSGGDRILDTVPPTPRTIVVATPGAEPLVEGGGYAAVVLLDTWLMLARPDLRVREEALRRWLNAASLVRSGGRVLAVGDPGDPTLQALVRWDPVGHAERELADRSSAHMPPACSVATLTGSLGAVDDAMTLLAVPAGTEVLGPAEHGAEHRTVLRVPWAAGQALADALGELQRVRSARRLDPVRVQVDPPSL, encoded by the coding sequence ATGCCCGATCGCCCTGCCGCCGACGACCAGCCAGAGCTGGTCCCGGGGCTGGTGCGCGCCCAGGTCAAGGCGGCGAAGACGCGCGCAGCCAGGGCTGCCGCTCCGGTGACGCCGGCTGCCGTCGATCCGGTCGCACGGGTGCTCGTCGACACCGGGCTGGCACACCTGGACCGCGCCTTCGACTACCTCGTGCCGGCCACGCTCGCCGCCGACACGGTTCCCGGGGCCCGGGTCAAGGTCCGCTTCGCGGGGCAGGACGTCGACGGATACGTGATCGGTCGTGCTGCCGCCAGCGAGCACGACGGCCGGCTCCAGCCGATCCGTCGGGTCGTGAGCCCGCTGCCTGTCCTGCAGCCCCGCATCGTCGAGCTGGTCACCCGCCTCGCCCGGCGCTACGCAGGCTCTCGTGGCGATCTGCTGCGGCTCGCGGTGCCACCCCGGCACGCGACGGTCGAGAAGGAGCCCCCGGGGGCTGCCGCCGGGCCGGCGCCGCGGGTCGACCTCCAGGGGTGGGTGGCTCCGTGGGACGGCGTCGAGGGCGGCCGGGACCACGTCCTCTCCCTGGCCGAGGGAGCCTCACCGCACGCCGTCTGGTGCGCCCCACCCGGCGACCTCTCCGGCACGCCGGTCTGGTGCGCGCAGGTCGCGAGCGCGGTCCTCGCGACGCGTGTCGGTGGTCGGGGGGCCCTCGTCGTGGTCCCCGACGCCCGCGACGCGAGCAGCATGAGCGCGGCGCTGGCGCGTTCCGACGTCGCGCACCGTGTGCTCCAGGCCGATGCCGGTCCGGCTCAGCGCTACCGCGACTTCCTGGCCGTCCTCCGCGGCGAGGTCGACGTGGTGATCGGCACCCGCTCCGCGGCGTACGCACCGGTGCGCGACCTCGGCCTCGTGGTGCTCTGGGACGACGGCGACGACTCCCACGCCGAGCCCCGCGCGCCGTACCCGCACGTGCGGGAGGTGCTGCGCCTGCGGGCCGAGATCGAGGGCTGTGCGCTGCTCGTCGGTGGGGCGAGCCGCACACCGGACGCACAGTTGCTCGTCCGCACCGGGCTGGCCCAGACGATGGTCCCGTTGCGCGACGTCGTGCGGCGCCAGGTGACGACAGCGGTCACGGGCGCCACCGACCGCGAGCTCGAGCGTGACCCGTTCGCGCGGTCGAGCCGCTTGCCCCAGCAGGTGCACCAGCTGCTCCGCGAGGCACTCGACGACGGACCGGTGCTCGTCCAGACGCCGCGCCGCGGCTACGCGGCTGCCCTCGCCTGCGAGCGGTGCCGTGCGTCGGCCCGCTGTGCGACCTGTGCCGGCCCGCTCGCGCTCGCGGCCCCGACCGCCCCACCGACCTGCGCGTGGTGCGGGCGGGCCGACGAGGCGTGGGCCTGCTGTGAGTGTGGGCACCGGGGCCTGCGGGCGCCGGTCGTGGGGGAGGTGCGCACCGCGGAGGAGCTGGGGCGGGCCTTCCCGGGGGCCCGCGTCGTCTCCTCGGGAGGCGACCGGATCCTCGACACCGTTCCCCCGACGCCCCGCACGATCGTGGTCGCGACGCCGGGCGCAGAGCCGCTGGTCGAGGGTGGGGGATACGCGGCCGTCGTCCTCCTCGACACCTGGCTGATGCTCGCGCGCCCCGACCTGCGGGTGCGCGAGGAAGCCCTGCGGCGCTGGCTCAACGCCGCCTCGCTGGTGCGCTCGGGCGGCCGGGTGCTCGCCGTCGGCGATCCGGGGGACCCGACCCTGCAGGCACTGGTCCGCTGGGATCCCGTCGGTCACGCCGAGCGCGAGCTGGCCGACCGCTCGTCGGCGCACATGCCCCCGGCCTGCTCCGTCGCCACCCTGACCGGGTCGCTCGGCGCGGTCGACGACGCGATGACGCTGCTCGCGGTGCCCGCGGGCACGGAGGTGCTCGGCCCGGCCGAGCACGGCGCCGAGCACCGGACCGTGCTGCGGGTTCCCTGGGCGGCGGGTCAGGCGCTCGCCGACGCGCTCGGCGAGCTCCAGCGCGTGAGGTCCGCGCGTCGCCTCGATCCTGTGCGCGTGCAGGTCGATCCGCCGTCGCTCTGA
- the coaBC gene encoding bifunctional phosphopantothenoylcysteine decarboxylase/phosphopantothenate--cysteine ligase CoaBC, giving the protein MGATAPRVVLGVSGGIAAYKSCELLRRFTESGHDVTVVPTAAALEFVGAPTWAALSGKPVAADVWTRVEAVPHVHIGQHADLVVVAPATADILAKAAHGLADDLLTNTLLTARCPVVFAPAMHTEMWEHPATQANVRTLRERGAVVIEPAEGRLTGKDTGKGRLPEPSEIFELAVDVLSRGAAAPDLAGRHVLVSAGGTREYLDPVRFLGNRSSGLQGYALARAAAARGAEVTLVAANVALPDPAGVKVVRVETTAQLRDAVLAAAPAADAVVMAAAPADFRPTDVSDAKIKKSDDGSAPAITLEQNPDILKEISQHRLRDGQVIVGFAAETGDATGSVLELAAAKLARKGCDLLVVNDVSGGAVFGSPDNEAVILSTSGVRADVPRGSKASVAHAIWDQVAANLRG; this is encoded by the coding sequence ATGGGCGCCACGGCACCCAGGGTCGTCCTCGGCGTCAGCGGCGGCATCGCGGCGTACAAGTCGTGCGAGCTGCTGCGGCGCTTCACCGAGTCCGGCCATGACGTGACCGTGGTGCCCACCGCCGCGGCGCTCGAGTTCGTCGGTGCCCCGACGTGGGCGGCGCTCAGCGGCAAGCCCGTCGCGGCCGACGTCTGGACGCGCGTGGAGGCGGTTCCGCACGTCCACATCGGACAGCACGCGGACCTCGTCGTCGTCGCGCCCGCGACTGCCGACATCCTGGCCAAGGCCGCGCACGGCCTCGCCGACGACCTGCTCACCAACACGCTGCTCACCGCGCGCTGCCCGGTCGTGTTCGCCCCGGCGATGCACACGGAGATGTGGGAGCACCCGGCCACGCAGGCGAACGTGCGCACGCTGCGCGAGCGCGGAGCGGTGGTCATCGAGCCTGCCGAGGGGCGCCTGACCGGCAAGGACACCGGCAAGGGCCGGCTTCCCGAGCCGAGCGAGATCTTCGAGCTCGCCGTCGACGTGCTCTCCCGCGGCGCGGCGGCGCCGGACCTGGCCGGCCGCCACGTCCTCGTCTCCGCGGGCGGCACGCGGGAGTACCTCGACCCGGTCCGGTTCCTCGGCAACCGGTCGAGCGGGCTCCAGGGCTATGCGCTCGCGCGCGCCGCGGCTGCACGGGGTGCCGAGGTGACCCTCGTCGCCGCGAACGTCGCGCTGCCGGACCCCGCCGGTGTGAAGGTGGTCCGCGTCGAGACCACCGCGCAGCTGCGCGACGCCGTCCTCGCCGCGGCGCCTGCCGCCGACGCGGTGGTGATGGCTGCTGCGCCGGCCGACTTCCGGCCCACCGACGTCAGCGACGCCAAGATCAAGAAGTCCGACGACGGCTCGGCCCCGGCGATCACGCTCGAGCAGAACCCGGACATCCTCAAGGAGATCTCGCAGCACCGCCTGCGCGACGGTCAGGTCATCGTCGGCTTCGCCGCGGAGACCGGTGACGCGACCGGTTCGGTGCTCGAGCTGGCGGCCGCCAAGCTCGCCCGCAAGGGCTGCGACCTGCTGGTCGTCAACGACGTCAGCGGCGGGGCCGTGTTCGGCAGCCCGGACAACGAGGCGGTCATCCTCTCCACCTCCGGCGTGCGCGCCGATGTGCCGCGCGGTTCCAAGGCGAGCGTGGCGCACGCCATCTGGGACCAGGTTGCCGCTAACCTTCGCGGCTGA
- the mihF gene encoding integration host factor, actinobacterial type — translation MALPQLTPEQRQAALDKAAASRRERAEVKNRLKNSGASIMDVIREGQINEVVGKMKVVDLLQSMPGLGKVRAKQLMERLAIAESRRVRGLGAKQVAALEAEFTRD, via the coding sequence GTGGCCCTGCCCCAGCTGACCCCGGAACAACGCCAGGCTGCCCTCGACAAGGCCGCCGCCTCCCGCCGCGAGCGGGCCGAGGTCAAGAACCGGCTGAAGAACTCCGGCGCCTCGATCATGGACGTGATCCGTGAGGGTCAGATCAACGAGGTCGTCGGGAAGATGAAGGTCGTCGACCTGCTGCAGTCGATGCCCGGCCTGGGCAAGGTGCGCGCGAAGCAGCTCATGGAGCGCCTCGCGATCGCCGAGAGCCGGCGCGTGCGTGGCCTCGGTGCCAAGCAGGTCGCGGCCCTCGAGGCTGAGTTCACCCGCGACTGA
- a CDS encoding nitronate monooxygenase: MRLFVAAGCGGTGRELAPYADLAGVGGFVTRTLTLDPRRGSRLRIAESPSGLVRAHLLQNPGVDRFLTTEMPWLAQQGVPTWASVTGATTDEIAAVVRRVATAPGLSGIELNLAVDDPGALRLHDGSTPKGAAAAVRAVLDVLPESLALHVKLGSDVRRLPVVARAVAEVGADALVVGGALPAALPNGTAAELSGPAVLPTALRAVRTVCHELPEFPVIGVGGVRSAADVRAFGSAGARGVQVGSALLHDPSVLARITAELEEQSR, from the coding sequence GTGAGGCTCTTCGTCGCCGCAGGGTGCGGAGGCACCGGCCGTGAGCTGGCGCCGTACGCCGACCTGGCCGGGGTGGGCGGTTTCGTCACGCGGACGCTCACGCTCGATCCGCGCCGGGGGAGCCGCTTGCGGATCGCGGAGTCGCCGAGCGGCCTCGTGCGGGCTCACCTCCTGCAGAACCCCGGTGTCGACCGCTTCCTGACCACCGAGATGCCCTGGCTGGCGCAGCAGGGCGTGCCGACGTGGGCGTCGGTCACGGGCGCGACCACCGACGAGATCGCCGCCGTCGTACGCCGCGTGGCGACGGCACCCGGCCTGAGTGGCATCGAGCTCAACCTCGCCGTCGACGACCCCGGTGCCCTGCGCCTCCACGACGGGTCGACCCCGAAGGGCGCCGCGGCTGCCGTGCGTGCGGTCCTGGACGTGCTGCCGGAGAGCCTGGCCCTGCACGTGAAGCTGGGCTCCGACGTGCGTCGGCTGCCCGTAGTCGCCCGCGCGGTCGCCGAGGTCGGCGCCGACGCGCTCGTCGTCGGCGGAGCACTCCCGGCCGCGCTGCCCAACGGCACCGCGGCGGAGCTGTCCGGCCCGGCCGTCCTCCCGACCGCCCTCCGTGCCGTGCGCACGGTCTGCCACGAGCTGCCCGAGTTCCCGGTGATCGGCGTCGGCGGTGTCAGGTCCGCCGCCGATGTGCGAGCGTTCGGGTCAGCGGGTGCCCGTGGGGTCCAGGTGGGCAGCGCCCTGCTGCACGACCCGTCCGTCCTTGCCCGCATCACCGCCGAGCTCGAGGAGCAGTCCCGATGA
- a CDS encoding iron-sulfur cluster-binding protein, producing MTLQSTAEVRASERVGAFQHVTLAAPGVVETFRPGNFVSIGLDDGVHLARRSFWVHRVRSSSSFGATIDIVVRPGGAGSTWLAGLPVGASVDLIGPLGRPFAQPKEPVPCLLVGEGYAAASLFPLAERLVERGCPVSLLLAADTADEVIDGLDVRRSAEAVTVVTGDGSMGAQGSVAQALPGALQRSGASVVYAAGPSSTLHAVAGVSELHGAWSQVALEVNQPCGTGLCHGCIVPAVGEDAIAHRVRACAEGPVFRGDRIQWGLL from the coding sequence ATGACTCTCCAGTCGACCGCCGAGGTGCGGGCCAGCGAGCGCGTCGGTGCCTTCCAGCACGTCACGCTCGCTGCCCCGGGCGTGGTCGAGACCTTCCGCCCCGGCAACTTCGTGAGCATCGGCCTCGACGACGGCGTGCACCTCGCGCGCCGCAGCTTCTGGGTGCACCGCGTGCGGTCGTCGAGCTCCTTCGGGGCGACGATCGACATCGTGGTCCGCCCCGGGGGCGCCGGCAGCACGTGGCTGGCCGGCCTGCCCGTCGGTGCCTCGGTCGACCTGATCGGTCCGCTCGGACGCCCCTTCGCGCAGCCGAAGGAGCCCGTGCCCTGCCTGCTGGTCGGGGAGGGGTACGCCGCGGCGTCGCTGTTCCCGCTCGCCGAGCGGCTGGTGGAGCGTGGCTGCCCGGTCTCGCTCCTCCTCGCCGCGGACACCGCCGACGAGGTCATCGACGGCCTCGACGTACGCCGCTCGGCGGAGGCGGTCACGGTGGTCACCGGCGACGGGTCGATGGGCGCGCAGGGGAGTGTGGCCCAGGCCCTGCCGGGCGCGCTGCAGCGCTCCGGGGCATCGGTGGTCTACGCGGCCGGCCCGTCGTCCACGCTGCACGCGGTCGCCGGCGTCTCCGAGCTGCACGGCGCGTGGAGCCAGGTGGCGCTCGAGGTCAACCAGCCGTGCGGCACCGGCCTGTGCCACGGATGCATCGTCCCGGCCGTGGGCGAGGACGCCATCGCTCACCGGGTCCGTGCCTGCGCCGAGGGACCGGTCTTCCGCGGTGACCGGATCCAGTGGGGGCTGCTGTGA
- the metK gene encoding methionine adenosyltransferase, whose translation MAGRLFTSESVTEGHPDKIADQISDTILDALLADDPTSRVAVETLVTTGLVMVAGEVTTSTYAPIAQLVRQKVLEIGYDASEKGFDGNSCGVQIAIGAQSPDIAQGVDDAFEERVDGSGDELDRQGAGDQGLMFGYACDDTPELFPLPIKMAQTLSERLTAVRKDGTLPYLRPDGKTQVTIEYDEDDRAIRVDTVVLSTQHSEDVDQETLAKDITVHVIEPVLEQFKDSVPSEGHKLFINPTGRFVVGGPMGDAGLTGRKIIVDTYGGMARHGGGAFSGKDPSKVDRSAAYAMRWVAKNIVAAGLARRAEVQVAYAIGVAKPVGVFVETFGTGVVPDEKIQEAVLEVFDLRPAAILRDLDLRRPIYAKTAAYGHFGRELPEFTWERTDRAEALKAAAGV comes from the coding sequence GTGGCTGGACGCCTCTTCACCTCGGAGTCCGTGACCGAGGGTCACCCCGACAAGATCGCTGACCAGATCAGCGACACGATCCTCGACGCGCTCCTGGCCGACGACCCGACGAGCCGGGTCGCGGTCGAGACGCTGGTCACCACCGGTCTGGTCATGGTCGCGGGCGAGGTCACCACCTCGACCTACGCGCCGATCGCGCAGCTGGTCCGCCAGAAGGTGCTCGAGATCGGCTACGACGCCTCGGAGAAGGGCTTCGACGGCAACTCCTGTGGCGTCCAGATCGCCATCGGTGCGCAGTCCCCGGACATCGCGCAGGGCGTCGACGACGCCTTCGAGGAGCGCGTGGACGGCTCGGGCGACGAGCTCGACCGCCAGGGCGCGGGCGACCAGGGCCTGATGTTCGGCTACGCCTGCGACGACACGCCGGAGCTCTTCCCGCTCCCGATCAAGATGGCCCAGACGCTCTCCGAGCGCCTCACCGCGGTGCGCAAGGACGGCACGCTGCCGTACCTCCGCCCCGACGGCAAGACCCAGGTCACCATCGAGTACGACGAGGACGACCGCGCCATCCGCGTCGACACCGTCGTCCTCTCGACGCAGCACTCCGAGGACGTGGACCAGGAGACGCTGGCCAAGGACATCACCGTCCACGTCATCGAGCCGGTCCTGGAGCAGTTCAAGGACTCGGTGCCGTCCGAGGGACACAAGCTCTTCATCAACCCCACCGGTCGCTTCGTCGTCGGTGGCCCGATGGGTGACGCCGGCCTGACCGGTCGCAAGATCATCGTCGACACCTACGGCGGCATGGCCCGTCACGGTGGTGGCGCGTTCTCGGGCAAGGACCCGTCGAAGGTCGACCGCTCGGCCGCCTACGCCATGCGCTGGGTCGCGAAGAACATCGTCGCCGCCGGCCTGGCCCGCCGCGCCGAGGTCCAGGTCGCCTACGCCATCGGTGTGGCCAAGCCCGTCGGCGTCTTCGTCGAGACCTTCGGCACCGGCGTCGTCCCGGACGAGAAGATCCAGGAGGCCGTGCTCGAGGTCTTCGACCTCCGCCCGGCCGCCATCCTGCGCGACCTCGACCTGCGTCGCCCGATCTACGCGAAGACGGCCGCCTACGGCCACTTCGGCCGCGAGCTCCCGGAGTTCACCTGGGAGCGCACGGACCGCGCCGAGGCCCTCAAGGCTGCCGCCGGCGTCTGA
- the gmk gene encoding guanylate kinase translates to MPGTAHRLIVLAGPTAVGKGTVAAAVREDYPEVWISVSCTTRAPRPGEVDGEHYHFVSDEEFDRMVEAGEMLEYAVVHGHAKYGTPRGPVEAALAAGRPSMLEIDLQGARQVKANMPEAQLVFLAPPSWEELVRRLVGRGTETEEQRERRLETAKVELAAETEFDVTIVNHEVHEAAAELVKLMQA, encoded by the coding sequence ATGCCGGGCACCGCACACCGCCTGATCGTGCTGGCCGGTCCGACGGCCGTGGGCAAGGGCACGGTCGCCGCTGCCGTCCGAGAGGACTACCCCGAGGTCTGGATCTCGGTCTCCTGCACCACCCGGGCCCCGCGGCCGGGCGAGGTCGACGGCGAGCACTACCACTTCGTCAGCGACGAGGAGTTCGACCGCATGGTCGAGGCCGGCGAGATGCTCGAGTACGCCGTCGTCCACGGCCACGCCAAGTACGGCACCCCGCGTGGTCCCGTCGAGGCGGCCCTCGCGGCCGGACGACCCTCCATGCTGGAGATCGACCTGCAGGGCGCCCGTCAGGTGAAGGCCAACATGCCCGAGGCACAGCTGGTCTTCCTGGCACCGCCGTCGTGGGAGGAGCTGGTCCGCCGGCTCGTCGGGCGGGGCACCGAGACCGAGGAGCAGCGCGAGCGCCGGCTGGAGACCGCGAAGGTCGAGCTGGCCGCCGAGACGGAGTTCGACGTGACGATCGTCAACCACGAAGTTCACGAGGCCGCCGCCGAGTTGGTAAAGTTGATGCAGGCCTGA
- the pyrF gene encoding orotidine-5'-phosphate decarboxylase — translation MTTRPDQPFGARLRAAMTARGPLCPGIDPHASLLAAWGLPDTADGCERFAMTAVEALAPVVSSIKPQSAFFERHGSRGIAVLEKVIAATREAGCLVILDVKRGDIGTTAQAYADAYLDPTSPLASDAITASPYLGFGSLAPMIETAARHNAGVFALALTSNPEAPRFQHARTADGATIAGEVLAGLRAANEGAASLGSFGAVVGATIGSTDENLDIDGPLLVPGIGAQGGTADDVRRIFGAAVRNVVPTSTREILGAGPSVQALRDAAARANDEFAALL, via the coding sequence ATGACCACCCGACCCGACCAGCCCTTCGGCGCCCGCCTCCGCGCTGCGATGACGGCGCGCGGCCCCCTCTGCCCGGGCATCGACCCGCACGCGTCCCTGCTCGCGGCCTGGGGCCTCCCCGACACCGCCGACGGGTGCGAGCGCTTCGCGATGACCGCGGTGGAGGCGCTGGCGCCGGTCGTCTCGAGCATCAAGCCGCAGAGCGCGTTCTTCGAGCGCCACGGCTCACGTGGCATCGCGGTCCTGGAGAAGGTCATCGCCGCCACGCGGGAGGCGGGTTGCCTGGTGATCCTGGACGTCAAGCGCGGCGACATCGGCACCACGGCGCAGGCCTACGCGGACGCCTACCTCGACCCGACGAGCCCGCTCGCGTCCGACGCCATCACGGCGAGCCCGTACCTGGGCTTCGGCTCGCTGGCGCCGATGATCGAGACGGCTGCCCGTCACAACGCCGGGGTCTTCGCCCTCGCGCTGACCTCCAACCCCGAGGCCCCGCGCTTCCAGCACGCGCGCACCGCGGACGGTGCGACGATCGCGGGGGAGGTGCTCGCCGGCCTGCGGGCCGCCAACGAGGGCGCCGCGTCCCTGGGGTCCTTCGGCGCGGTCGTGGGTGCCACGATCGGCTCCACCGACGAGAACCTCGACATCGACGGGCCGCTGCTGGTCCCGGGCATCGGCGCCCAGGGCGGCACAGCCGACGACGTACGCCGGATCTTCGGCGCCGCGGTCCGCAACGTCGTTCCCACGTCCACCCGCGAGATCCTCGGTGCGGGCCCGTCCGTGCAGGCGCTGCGCGACGCCGCGGCGCGTGCCAACGACGAGTTCGCCGCGCTGCTGTGA